DNA sequence from the Terriglobia bacterium genome:
CGGGATATGGAGGATTGCTAATTGTGCGCCTGATGCGATAGTGGCCGCACTGCACGTTCAAAGAGGATATGACCTTGCATGGTAAGCAGAGAACAACTCACGGGCGCACCTTCTTTCGTGATCATCGCAGCTTTTAAGCTGCTGCCTGAGTGGGCACAGGCTGACGACTCGATTCGCGCACTCGCGGCGGCGGAGTTGACCGGAGTGCTTACCGAATCATCGCAAAGAGTTGAGGCCAGCATCTACCTGAGCCAGGGGCTTAAGGCCTCGGCCGATTTTTTTCTCAGGATCCATGCCAATGATCTGGCGGAAGCCCAAAGTTATGTCAATGAATGTGCGCAGACCATCATCGGCCGCCACTCGCTAATCGCCGACATCATGATCGGCATCTCCAAACCGCGCCGTTACATTACGCAAGAGAACTCGGCCCGGCTCAATGAGCAGCTGAACAACAGCAAATATGAAAGCGCAACGCCGCGCTATGCCATTGTGATTCCGGTGAAGAAAACCGCGCGCTGGTGGAACATGCCTGAAAGCGAACGCCTGCATGAGATTGAGGTGCACACGCAAAAGTCGCTTGCCTACATGAGTTGTGTGAAACGCGAGCTCTATTACAGCACCGGCCTGGACGAGCAAGACTTTATTACCTATTTCGAGACAGCTGATCTCCAGGCATTTCATGAGCTAAATGCCGCGCTGGCAGGCATTCGTGAAAATGAATTTCAGATCAGATGCGAACACCTCATGCTGCTGGGGGCCATCCGCAGCGTTTCTGAAATTGCGCGTATTTTAAGCCGGCAACCAGCACCTGATGCTACTTGATACAGCTGTTCTCAGTTTAATTCCAACTACGAGGAGCAAGAAAAATGAGAAAGAAGTTACTAATGCCTATCTGCGCAGCTTCATTGCTGGGAGTTGCGATGACGGCTTCCGCGGTCCGGACAACCGCCGCAGCTTTTGAAGACAAAGCGGCAAGCGTTACCGTGAAGATGATCAATTTTACCTACTCTCCCGATCCGTTGACGGTGCCGGTGGGGACCACTGTGCGCTGGGTCAATTATGACGACGATCAGCACAACGTGGTGAGTGACGACAAGAGTTTCAAGTCGAAGCTGCTGGACAAGAACCAGGAGTACTCCTACACGTTCACCAAAAAAGGAACATACCGATACATCTGCTCAATTCATCCCAAGATGGTTGGCAAAGTAACTGTTGAGTAGGCAAGCCGCATGCACCCATTCGATATCAAAACGGCGCTGATGGCGAAACATGCTCAGCATGTAGTGTTGATTCATTTTCCCATCGCATTATTCTTGTGCGGCACTGTGTTTGACTTTTTGGCGCAATGGACGCACAAAGCCACTCTGGCTGCAGCCGCCTATTACAACCTGATTGTTGCGGCCATAATGTCTTTGCCGGTTGTAATCACCGGCATCCTGGCTTGGCGACTACAACTGGAGGGCCAGTCTCTGAAGGGAGTTCTGCTGCAACATCTGGTGCTCGCAGTGGTTTCAACGGTGCTGATCTGGCTGGCGTGGTGGCTGCATTTTCGCGCAATACGTTCTGAGCGTGCCGTGCCAAGCTATCGGCTTGCAGTGGAGTTCGCGGGAGTCATCACGATTACCCTGGCGGCGCATCTGGGTGGGTTTTTGAGCGGTGTAAATCTTCCCTAGGATAGTTTTCTGCGCCGGTTGCCTTGTAGCGCTGAAGCCTGGCGATCAAAATCAGCTACGTAAATTCGGGCAATCCCCCGACGAACGACTTGTACCATGTCTTGAAGCTTGCGAGAAACGTGTTTCTGAATGGCTTGAATCGCACTTTCAGCATCTCGCGCCTGCAAAGCGCGGGCCACCGTTACGTGATCTCCAAGGGATCGGCTTCGTGGCCTGCCTTCCATATCAATGAGCCGGACAAAACGAATGCGCGCGTTTACGCTTTTCAATGCTTCAGTTAATTGTGCATTGCCTGAGAGCCGTGCGATTTCTTCATGGAATTGCTCATCGAGTTCCACAATGCGTTCCACAGAACAATCCGCGGGCTCGCGGTTTGCGAGTCTCGCCATTTTTGACAGAAGGGAAAGCTCCTCGTCACTAGCGCGCTGTACCGCCAATCGGACGGCCGTACATTCCAGGGCAAGACGGAGTTCATAAAGATCAAAGCACTCTTTGGGGTTGAGGTCGCGCAGCGAGAAGCCTCTTCCATCGGCGCTCAGGAAGCCTTCATTGACCAGCCGATTTAAAGCCTCGCGAACGGGAGTCCGTGATACGGAGAACCTTTCCGCGATATCTAATTCTGTCAGCCGTTCACCGGGCTTGAGCTTGAATGTGATCGCCATCTCACGCAAGCTGGAATACACCCTGTCGGATTCACGAACGTCGGGAGCGAGTGGCGTATGCCGATTCTGGGCTTGAGGCATTGGTTTTGTCCGACTGCTAGATTATATGGATTTTTGGCTGGTGTGCACAGATCGAAAGTGAGGAGGAGGGTTTGGCAGCCATTTCAGATGTGCTAGGCCTGTTTTTGACAGATTTGTGAGTGTGAAAGCCTGCAGCTTCACAGATCGCTACAGTTTCGGTAAACGCCCAAACGGGCCCAAAACGGCCTAGAACAGGCTTAATAACAGTCACTTACAGTCTTGCGTGGATTTTCTATAGATTCCAATGGACCCTAAAAATCTCATTCGGAATTACAGTTGGAGGTTCAAATCTCTGTCCGACCATTTATTACGAGTGCCATTAGCGCAAACATAGCGGAAGACTGGGCGTTGTCCGAGCAGGCCAGCCCAACAGCGCGTACCGTCGTTGTGGTGAACCGCTTATTTGAAAAAGACATATTCAAGGATGGCCGCGCCATCGGAAAAACACTTCAGCAATAGCCAAGACATCTCAGGCATTCTCGAGATCGTGGGAATGACCGAAGATACAAATTATTGGTTGCGCCTATGTACCACGGCAATCCTTCTGATCGAACCAATGAAATTAAGAAGCATAGCTTAGTACTTCCCGCGCTTTCTATCAAAATGGCGCGACCTCCCGGGTTTACCCAAGAACCGCTCGTAAGTTTCCCTATTCTGCCAAAAAAGCATCTCAGAGAAGGTGGATTTCGTCCGAACGCTTTGGGGTTGCGCATGAGGCCCAGTGCTTATGCGGCAAGCCTTACGTGGCAAAGGCCTTATGTGATAAAAACTTAGGGAGCAGACTGTGATGAGCGCGAAGATAAGGAACTGGACTGCAGCCCTGCTTTTCCTGGCCGCCACGTGTATCGGTGGGGCAGGGAGGCAGGCTGAAGGACAGCTCCGCTGGGACTATCCTCCCAAGAAAGCGCCCATACGCTTGCGCCTGGTTGCCATAGCTTTTGCTGACCACCCTCGCTCTTCTTTCTTCTCCAGCCAGGAAGTGTTCGTTGCCGAAACCGAGATCTCGCACGAAGAGTGGGGTCTCATCAAGCTCGTCTTCACCTTTCTCCCATATGAGCCCCGGCTGTCGGAATCCGGCTTTGATTACTCAGTGGTCCATGAGGTCTCAGCCTGGCGAGACGAGGCTTGCGACCAGACCATTGCGCAGTTAACGGCGCGGAGCCAGCCTGATCGCCATGAGCCGTTGATCTATTCTCGTAACGTGCCTAGAGAGGACCTGGACCGCAGACGCATCCCGCTGCCCTGCTATGAAACGACGGCGAATGAATATATAAAATCGAGCTTCGAGCCTGTTCCTCAGCCCCTGAAGCCACATGGACCTGTTCTTGAGGTCCCTCCAAACTCGAAATGACGGCCAGCGGGTATGGCAAACCCCTTCCGCTTCTTCTCTAATCACCCCCACTTTGGATCGCCCATCGTTCGCGCACATTGCGAAGGCGGATTTCAAGCACCGTTAGAAACCCAGTTTGCGCTCAGCGCTCGGCAAAAGGGCTCAAAAAATCAGGGTTACTCCAAGCCTGAGCAGCAGAATAGATGCTGAAAACAAAAGGCTTAACCTCCATACCAGCTTTTCCTGGGTGATCGATGAAACGCTTAAGCCCCGTTTATCACTAGGTATTTGTAAGGCGGTTAGCCATAAGGTGGGCGAGCCGCAGTTCCCGCATTACTGGAGCGAGCGTGACGTCGGGAAAACAAGAACTCCAAGCCGGAGGCGGTGGCCTCCCCGCACTAACCCTGGACGGTCGAGAGTCAGCGGTGTCGGGGTCTTCAGCGGGAGGATACTTTTGCCGGAGCTCGTATCGGGAGAGTTTCTGAAGTGAAAAGCGCGTCTTTGCAATCACGGACCAGCAAGAAGAAAGGGGCGGGCACTTTGTTGACCTACTCCGCTTCAGGTGTGTCCGTAGGCGCCACAAAACGGAAATCAGCAGCAAAGGCTGAAGTATACTGGATTGAAAGATCTCCAGTGGACTTCTACTCTTTCGATGAAGAATACCTGCGCCGCCTCGGGGCCCATGATCCTGCCACCGAAGCTCATTTTGTCGCCTACTTTAGTGAACGGCTAAGAATCACTTTGCGTGCGCGCGGCATTGACTCGCACACGATTGAAGATGTGCGCCAGGAAACGTTTTGCCGCGTATGGGTTGCCGTCCAGTCCGGCAGCGTAAATAATGCGCAGGGGTTCGGCGCTTATGTGCATGCGGTTTGCAAGAATGTTCTTTCAGAAAGCCGCCGGGTTGACATCCGCAACCAGCACGATTCCCTGGATGGGACTGATGTTATTGATCAGCAACTTAGCCTGGAAGAATTGATGCAGCGAAGTGAGAACAGCACCCTGGTGCGCGCCATTCTGGCTGAGCTTCCTGAAAGGGACCAGCACTTGCTGCAGGCGCGTTTCTTTGAGGACCGCGATAATGAAGAAGTTTGTGGCGATTTTGGTGTGGATCGCGACTACCTTCGTGTCCTGTTTCACCGGGCCATTCAAAAGTTTGGGGAACTTTACAAGAAAAAATTTAACTAGCAGGCCGATAGCTGCGCAAATCCAGGGGAAAAGACGATGAACGCACGAATGATAAACCACGATGACGCAATGAAAGATCTCATGGCGGAGCGCTACCTGTTAGGCGAACTAAATACGGCTGAACGAGATGCGTATGAGCAACACTTGTTTTCTTGTGACGCCTGCTTTGAGCAGGTAAAGGCAGGGACGGAGTTTGTGACCCATTTGCGGCACATTGGAACGGAAGCTCCGCAGCCGACTCTCCCCGGCTTCATGTCCCGTCTTATGACGAGTGTGCGTCAGCCCGTAACCATTACGGCGTTTGGGCTTCTGTTATTTGCGTCTGGCGTTGCAATCCACCAGAATTCGATGATCGCCCATCTGAAGGAACCTCGCCCTGAAATACGTTCTGTATTAACGGGGGTGGCTCATGGTTCCGGCGAAACCCACCTGATACAAGCTTCGAAAAACTCTTCCCTGAGCCTGAATGTTGAGTATGCGCGGAAAGGCGAATTTATCTCATATCGGGCCCAGATTCTCTCGAGTTCCGGAAAAGCGCTGCATACGGTCGCGCTGCCGGAAACTCAGGTTGGAACTACAGCTACCATAGCTCTGCCGGCCGACGCGTTGAAACCGGCGCAGTATTCAATGGTGGTTTTCGGGCGCAGGAGTGATGGCACGCAAGAGGAAGTAGGTCGCGGCGCTTTTGAATTGCAGTTCACTGACTAACTGGTTCCGGGCTTTTGACACGGTTTGACGCAGTATGTTTTCCCTACGCTATCTCTCTTCCGGCGGCACAACTCTTCGCCAATAATCGGCCGTAGTACAATCGGCGTATTCGGGCCCAAAGACACCCCCTCGCTTTATGGTGTCTATAAGTGTGCCCAGCCCAGTTGTTTATCCGCTGTAGTACATGGAGAAAAAAATGAAGTGTACGCGCCACCACTCGCAACATATGTACCATGCCTCGGCTTACTCTGTTTCAGCCGAATTCGAAAGACCCAAAAAACATAGCATGGCCCCGCAAGCCTCAGTCGTTCTTGCCGGCCACGGTGGTCATGGATCCAGTCGCGCCTCAGCCTACAACGTTGATGGCCTTATTTCCTTCAAAAATGCTTACTCTGAAGTCGGCGGCAGTTTTGATGACTGCCACGGCATGCACACCACTCACGCCTGGTCCGTCGTTGAGGGATTGAACGTTGCGGACATGCTCACCGCGGATCGCGTTGTCGCCCGCATGGCCGTTTATCATGAGCCAACCGGTGGCAGCGAAGCCACCTATGACATCACCGGCAGCTATTTTGAAAATCTCCGCATTGCCGGCCATCCAGTCGAGTTAGAATTGGCCACTCACGTTTTCCACGACCACGACACATATCCAAAGTTGGCTAAGGCGCACAAAGCCGGTAAAACCGACGATTGGCTGGTCGGAAGCAAGCTAATGCAACTTAAGAACGATGAGTTGACAGATTTGGAAGACAAGTATCATGCCCTGATCGGCATGTCTGAAGTGGTCAAAGAATGGAAGAGCCCCAAACGGCCGACGGACCGGGGAAGCTATTGGTTCTCCCCGGCAAACAATCTCGAGTGGAAGCCTTCGTCCGAAATCCTGGGTTTTGGCTCCATCATCTGTATTCCAAAATTCGGGGTCATTCGTCTGGCGGAAATGGTAGTGCATCGTCATTCGCGAACGCTGCGCATGTTCCGGGTTCAGATGTGCTCGTCAGGACACGGCACATCAGATGGTGGAACTACAACAGGTGGCGGTACTGGCGGGGGCACCTATCCCACGCCTCCAGGCTAATTACGATTATCGCGCTAATGCTTATTAGCATGATCGGCTGCGAAAATAAGCGGGCCTCTCTGGAAAAGCGATACGCTCAGGCCCGCCTTTTATTTCAGCAGGGCTATACTGATCAGCCCCTTCCGCTTGCGGAAGCGGGCTTGAAAGAATCTGCAGGATATCCGGACCTGAATTGGAAATTTCGCGTTCTCACCGCGGAAGCTCGAAACCGCAAGAAGCTATTCACCGCTGCACTGGAACCTCTGGAACCCGAACCTCCTTCAAATATCCCCGCAGAAATATTCTGGCGTCGCAAAGTTGCTCAGGCTATGTCTTTTTGCCAGTTGGGCAGATACCCAGAGATGGAAGATCACTTTGCCCAAGCCGCGGCATTGCAGGCAGAGCCTGGGGCCTTGAACTATGCTCGTGGGAGGTGTGCAGCTTTCCAGCACAAAATAAAGGATGCCGAGAACTATTTGAGGCTGGTTACCGCGCAAGGCTCAAATCCAGATCCTTTTCTCAAGGCTTACGCACTGGCTACCCTCGCGGCATGGGCAAGTGGCGATCTCCGTTACGATGAAGCGATTGACCTAAATAAGGAAGGCCTGGCAATTCTTCACACGTTGCATGCCCCTCCTCTAGAGAAACTGGTATTGGGGAATTTGGGCCAGCTGTATGTAGACTTGTCAGATTTCAAAAATGCCCTGGAATTCGCTGAAGCAGGAAAGAAAATAGCTTCTGAATTGAAAGATTCCAGCCAGCTAAGATTTCTCTTGATTATAGGCGTCGCTAGGGCCATCGAAGGGCAATCCGGCTTGGCGGAACAGTCATACAACCATGCTCTTGCCATCGCGACAAAACTGAAGGATAACGACGCCATCGCCGAATGTTTGTACGGCATGACGATGGTCAAGCTGGGTCAGCATCAACTTGACGAGGCGGAAAAATACCATCTCCAAGTATCCAAACTTGGACTAGACCATCTACCGAATTGGCAATTGGCTGAAGCAGCTATTGAGGCCGCCCATGGCAATTATGCCAAAGCCATTCTCGGATACCGCGAGGTACTCCAACAGCAGGAAGCCGCGGACGCGCAGCAACATCTCTTTCATTTCAAGCAAATTTGGTTGAGCCA
Encoded proteins:
- a CDS encoding chlorite dismutase family protein — protein: MVSREQLTGAPSFVIIAAFKLLPEWAQADDSIRALAAAELTGVLTESSQRVEASIYLSQGLKASADFFLRIHANDLAEAQSYVNECAQTIIGRHSLIADIMIGISKPRRYITQENSARLNEQLNNSKYESATPRYAIVIPVKKTARWWNMPESERLHEIEVHTQKSLAYMSCVKRELYYSTGLDEQDFITYFETADLQAFHELNAALAGIRENEFQIRCEHLMLLGAIRSVSEIARILSRQPAPDAT
- a CDS encoding cupredoxin family copper-binding protein: MPICAASLLGVAMTASAVRTTAAAFEDKAASVTVKMINFTYSPDPLTVPVGTTVRWVNYDDDQHNVVSDDKSFKSKLLDKNQEYSYTFTKKGTYRYICSIHPKMVGKVTVE
- a CDS encoding DUF2231 domain-containing protein codes for the protein MHPFDIKTALMAKHAQHVVLIHFPIALFLCGTVFDFLAQWTHKATLAAAAYYNLIVAAIMSLPVVITGILAWRLQLEGQSLKGVLLQHLVLAVVSTVLIWLAWWLHFRAIRSERAVPSYRLAVEFAGVITITLAAHLGGFLSGVNLP
- a CDS encoding GntR family transcriptional regulator, with product MPQAQNRHTPLAPDVRESDRVYSSLREMAITFKLKPGERLTELDIAERFSVSRTPVREALNRLVNEGFLSADGRGFSLRDLNPKECFDLYELRLALECTAVRLAVQRASDEELSLLSKMARLANREPADCSVERIVELDEQFHEEIARLSGNAQLTEALKSVNARIRFVRLIDMEGRPRSRSLGDHVTVARALQARDAESAIQAIQKHVSRKLQDMVQVVRRGIARIYVADFDRQASALQGNRRRKLS
- a CDS encoding sigma-70 family RNA polymerase sigma factor; translated protein: MDFYSFDEEYLRRLGAHDPATEAHFVAYFSERLRITLRARGIDSHTIEDVRQETFCRVWVAVQSGSVNNAQGFGAYVHAVCKNVLSESRRVDIRNQHDSLDGTDVIDQQLSLEELMQRSENSTLVRAILAELPERDQHLLQARFFEDRDNEEVCGDFGVDRDYLRVLFHRAIQKFGELYKKKFN
- a CDS encoding zf-HC2 domain-containing protein, which produces MNARMINHDDAMKDLMAERYLLGELNTAERDAYEQHLFSCDACFEQVKAGTEFVTHLRHIGTEAPQPTLPGFMSRLMTSVRQPVTITAFGLLLFASGVAIHQNSMIAHLKEPRPEIRSVLTGVAHGSGETHLIQASKNSSLSLNVEYARKGEFISYRAQILSSSGKALHTVALPETQVGTTATIALPADALKPAQYSMVVFGRRSDGTQEEVGRGAFELQFTD